One genomic region from Myxococcales bacterium encodes:
- a CDS encoding DUF1016 domain-containing protein, translating to KDDEVVEYALARTTSPTIVAEYQTMLPSKAVLRRKLHELYAELSKPPRKGAKARSQ from the coding sequence GAAAGACGACGAGGTCGTCGAGTACGCGCTCGCCCGGACCACGTCGCCGACGATCGTCGCTGAGTACCAGACGATGCTGCCGTCGAAGGCGGTGTTGCGCCGCAAACTCCATGAACTCTACGCGGAGCTCTCGAAGCCTCCCCGCAAGGGCGCCAAGGCACGGAGCCAATGA